One part of the Magnetococcales bacterium genome encodes these proteins:
- a CDS encoding tetratricopeptide repeat protein, whose amino-acid sequence MNETEIVHRLQQAIGEHARGELEAASAACREVLIAAPHRADAWSLLGVILRRQGQIQQALAAHREAVRRQPDFPEAWNNLANTLRELRQLPEAAECYRQAQRLRPGWMEPGLPLVDVLREAGRLDEAMAAARQAIAADGDHPEPWMLLGNCFQEGGASDQAVVHYQQALNRNPDSAQYHYNLGNALRDLGRLEECLDSYRRALALQPDFVRAESNRLFTLQADPAQTPQSLLEAHLAWDRRHGQPRAGRFPPPAPPREPDKVLNLGLVSADFGQHPVGYFLLPVLPHIDRGRFRLFLYSGRSREDEITARLKAQADGWRAVAPLSDDDLLRLIRQDGIDILLDLSGHTMGNRLPVFAMKPAPLQGTWAGYVGTTGLAAIDFLVTDRFENPPGSEAFVREKLLILPDGYVCYQPPAYAPEVGELPALKNGFITFGCFNNLVKINRKVLDLWGRLLQDLPDARLLLITHQLDMTILRARLKRHFAAMGVAERVMLRGRLPHEELLARYNDIDIALDPFPYSGGLTTLEALWMGVPVVTLGGERFCSRHSISHLSVVGMTDGIATDEATYRQKALELAADRPRLAELRRTLRPRMAASPACDGARLAANLQTGLRRLWQAQCPPPGPPEGSVRAKVEGLREQGRLQEALQASRELPEGSLSALLLRVDLLDRLDRFEEAAGIYGELLRLKPEIPELHHNLGAVRLRQGRVREAIGHLERALSLGLDEATLHANLGNAHLLLGTDLDACARHMALALERRPDDACTAVLLTFVQQKRCDWQGFDTLRQRVVEPALAWQGGGVPPSPFPFLSMPTSLSGAELRQLAARFADWFESRVTPAIHPPATAMPRKLRIGYLSADFHNHPTAHLMLGLFKRHNRHRVTVFAYSLGPDDGSHYRRRIREECENFVDLEKADIAEAVARIRQDGIHILVDLKGYTTDSRMEILAHRPAPLAVAWLGYPGTSGARCIDFILTDRHVTPPDRQADYSERFIYLPNCYQINDRDQPVASEIPLPEECELPSRAFVFCCFNAHYKIDPQTFDCWMAILREVEGSVLWLMEGIHSSRENLRREAQRRGIDPSRLVFAPVWPKERHLARLRLAHLFLDTWIYNAHTTASDALWTGLPVLTRTGHHFPARVAASLLHAAGMGDAGLIVESAEAYRERAIALAQSPRQLQALRSRLERRRPGCPLFNTDAFARDLESAFAEMWRLHIQKGKNAP is encoded by the coding sequence ATGAATGAAACCGAGATTGTGCATCGCCTGCAACAGGCCATCGGGGAACACGCCCGAGGCGAACTGGAGGCCGCCTCCGCCGCCTGCCGGGAGGTATTGATCGCCGCCCCCCATCGCGCCGACGCCTGGAGTCTGTTGGGCGTCATCCTGCGTCGCCAGGGACAGATTCAGCAGGCCCTGGCGGCTCACCGCGAGGCGGTGCGGCGTCAGCCCGATTTTCCCGAAGCCTGGAACAATCTGGCCAACACCCTGCGGGAACTGCGCCAGTTGCCCGAGGCGGCGGAGTGCTACCGGCAGGCCCAGCGCCTGCGTCCCGGCTGGATGGAACCCGGTTTGCCCCTGGTGGACGTGCTGCGGGAGGCGGGTCGCCTCGACGAGGCCATGGCGGCGGCGCGTCAGGCCATTGCCGCCGACGGGGACCATCCGGAACCCTGGATGCTGCTGGGAAACTGCTTTCAGGAGGGCGGGGCCAGCGACCAGGCGGTGGTGCATTATCAGCAGGCCCTCAATCGCAATCCCGATTCGGCTCAATACCACTACAATCTGGGCAATGCCCTGCGCGATTTGGGCCGCCTGGAGGAGTGCCTCGACAGCTATCGCCGCGCCCTGGCCCTGCAACCCGATTTCGTGCGGGCCGAAAGCAACCGCCTGTTCACCCTGCAGGCCGATCCCGCTCAGACGCCTCAATCCCTGCTGGAGGCCCATCTGGCCTGGGATCGCCGCCATGGTCAGCCCAGGGCCGGGCGTTTCCCGCCCCCCGCGCCACCCCGTGAGCCGGACAAGGTGTTGAACCTGGGGCTGGTCTCCGCCGATTTCGGCCAACACCCCGTGGGCTACTTCCTGCTGCCGGTGCTGCCCCACATCGATCGCGGACGCTTCCGGCTGTTCCTCTACTCCGGACGCAGCCGGGAGGACGAGATCACCGCGCGGCTCAAGGCCCAGGCCGACGGCTGGCGGGCGGTCGCCCCCCTCTCCGACGACGACCTGCTGCGCCTCATCCGCCAGGACGGCATCGACATCCTGCTCGATCTCTCCGGTCACACCATGGGCAACCGTCTGCCGGTCTTCGCCATGAAACCCGCGCCCCTTCAGGGCACCTGGGCCGGCTACGTCGGCACCACCGGGCTGGCGGCCATCGATTTTCTGGTCACCGACCGCTTCGAGAATCCCCCCGGCAGCGAAGCCTTCGTGCGGGAGAAGCTGCTGATTCTGCCCGATGGCTACGTCTGTTACCAACCCCCGGCCTATGCCCCGGAGGTGGGAGAACTGCCGGCCCTGAAGAACGGCTTCATCACCTTCGGCTGCTTCAACAATCTGGTCAAGATCAACCGGAAGGTGCTGGATCTCTGGGGCAGACTTTTGCAAGACCTGCCCGATGCCCGTCTGTTGCTGATCACCCATCAGTTGGATATGACCATTCTGCGCGCCCGACTGAAGCGTCACTTCGCCGCCATGGGGGTGGCCGAGCGGGTGATGCTGCGGGGACGACTGCCCCATGAAGAGCTGTTGGCCCGATACAACGATATCGATATCGCCCTGGATCCCTTCCCCTATTCCGGGGGGCTGACCACCCTGGAAGCCCTGTGGATGGGGGTGCCGGTGGTGACGCTGGGGGGGGAGCGTTTCTGCTCCCGCCACTCCATCTCCCATTTGAGCGTGGTGGGCATGACCGACGGCATCGCCACGGACGAAGCCACCTACCGGCAAAAGGCCCTGGAACTGGCTGCGGACCGGCCCCGCCTGGCGGAGCTGCGTCGCACCTTGCGGCCACGCATGGCCGCCTCGCCCGCCTGCGACGGCGCCCGCCTGGCCGCCAACCTGCAGACCGGCCTGCGTCGTCTCTGGCAGGCGCAGTGCCCGCCGCCCGGTCCCCCGGAGGGGAGTGTGCGCGCCAAAGTGGAGGGTCTGCGGGAGCAAGGGCGGTTGCAAGAGGCCTTGCAGGCCAGCCGGGAGCTGCCCGAAGGCTCGCTCTCCGCCCTGCTGCTCCGGGTCGATCTGCTCGACCGGCTCGACCGCTTCGAGGAGGCCGCCGGGATTTACGGGGAGTTGCTGCGGCTGAAACCGGAGATTCCCGAACTGCACCACAATCTCGGGGCGGTGCGATTGCGTCAGGGACGGGTGCGGGAGGCCATCGGCCATCTGGAGCGGGCCTTGAGCCTGGGACTCGACGAGGCCACCCTGCACGCCAACCTCGGCAACGCCCACCTGCTGCTGGGAACCGATCTCGATGCCTGCGCCCGCCACATGGCCCTGGCCCTGGAGCGGCGTCCCGACGACGCCTGCACGGCGGTCCTGCTGACCTTCGTGCAGCAGAAACGCTGCGACTGGCAGGGCTTCGACACCCTGCGGCAACGGGTGGTCGAACCGGCCCTGGCCTGGCAGGGCGGGGGCGTGCCGCCTTCGCCGTTTCCGTTCCTCTCCATGCCGACATCCCTTTCAGGGGCCGAGTTGCGGCAGCTCGCCGCACGCTTCGCCGACTGGTTCGAATCACGGGTCACCCCGGCGATTCATCCCCCGGCGACCGCCATGCCGCGCAAACTGCGCATCGGCTACCTCTCCGCCGATTTTCACAACCACCCCACCGCCCATCTGATGCTGGGGCTCTTCAAGCGCCACAACCGCCATCGGGTCACGGTTTTCGCCTATTCCCTCGGCCCCGACGACGGCAGCCACTACCGCCGCCGCATCCGCGAGGAGTGCGAAAACTTCGTCGATCTGGAAAAGGCCGACATCGCCGAGGCTGTGGCCCGCATCCGTCAGGACGGCATCCATATCCTGGTGGACCTCAAAGGCTATACCACCGACAGCCGCATGGAGATCCTGGCCCATCGGCCCGCGCCGCTGGCGGTGGCCTGGCTGGGATATCCCGGCACCAGCGGGGCCCGCTGCATCGACTTCATCCTGACCGACCGCCACGTCACCCCGCCGGACCGGCAGGCCGACTACAGCGAACGCTTCATCTATCTGCCCAACTGTTATCAGATCAACGACCGGGACCAGCCCGTTGCCTCGGAGATCCCGCTCCCGGAAGAGTGCGAACTGCCTTCCCGTGCCTTCGTCTTCTGCTGCTTCAACGCCCACTACAAGATCGATCCGCAGACCTTCGACTGCTGGATGGCCATTTTGCGGGAGGTGGAGGGGTCGGTTCTCTGGTTGATGGAAGGGATACACAGTTCACGGGAGAATCTGCGTCGCGAAGCGCAACGGAGGGGCATCGATCCCTCCCGTCTGGTCTTCGCCCCGGTGTGGCCCAAGGAGCGGCATCTGGCCCGCCTGCGCCTGGCCCATCTCTTTCTGGATACCTGGATCTACAACGCCCACACCACCGCCTCGGATGCCTTGTGGACCGGGCTGCCGGTGCTGACCCGCACGGGCCACCACTTCCCCGCGCGAGTGGCCGCCAGCCTGCTGCATGCCGCCGGCATGGGGGATGCAGGTCTGATCGTTGAAAGTGCCGAGGCCTACCGGGAGCGCGCCATCGCCCTGGCCCAATCCCCACGGCAGCTTCAGGCCTTGCGCAGTCGCCTGGAGCGACGTCGCCCGGGCTGCCCCCTGTTCAATACCGACGCCTTTGCCCGAGACCTGGAGTCCGCCTTCGCCGAAATGTGGCGACTCCACATCCAAAAGGGAAAAAACGCTCCATGA
- a CDS encoding tetratricopeptide repeat protein yields MTDPLRLNLGCGHRKLPGYLNVDREATFQPDRVVDLERFPWPWPDDSVREVLLYHVLEHLGETTESYLSIMRELWRITCHEAAIHIVVPHPRSDAFLNDPTHVRAVTRGGLELFDREKNRAWVAAGAANTTLGLHLGVDFVLESVQDELAEPWKERLAKGELSQEALAEALRNFNNVLSQSRFVLRTRKPEGQGGSIGSASERAGELLTQALAAWQQGEVERCDRLSEQALALDPRRADGWTLSGMARRKLGYPEEAINRYRRAMELQPDFPDPCNNLANLHREQGALREAVACYREALRRKPDFPEAWDNLGGTLQDMGEVEQAIEAFDHAIHLRPDYADAHWDRALALLLTGEFRRGWEGYEWRWQRGEPAPRPFPQPWWDGSDLNGRTLLVHAEQGLGDAIQFLRFLPGLKRGPGQVILEVQEPLLPLLRHFPGVDRLVARGAALPPFDLHIPLLSLPHRLGTTLESLPGREGYLKADPERVRRWQQRLEGPGLKVGLVWAGNPRVRNDRYRSPRLKPLLPLLEIPGLRFFALQKGDGRADLLSCELPPHFVDLGEGIGDLADTAAIMSGLDLVISSDTATAHLAGALGVPGWILLPFAPDWRWLRQRQDSPWYGSLTLFRQETPGDWPGVVRRVSEALRKRIPAKSATVTAATPAQVEALNRALMALQEGRLAEAETLSQQALQVAGNLAEAWTVSGMVQRRAGRVEEAIVRYGKALALRQDYPEAWANLGNAHRERGELARAEGCYRKALALQPSWPEVLSSLSDVLRVLERPQEAADCARQALGLRPGFAEAHNHLANALSRVGETEQALHHYREAMTAQPHLAEAHYNLGVALQEEGRHREAVSHHRRAVALSPRFKNGWYNLGIALQRSGDLTGAVQAYRTALEIDADHGGAVFNLAGVMNGLGRFEEALELFRRAETLQPGRINVAVEITHLQQKLCDWSGLEGLRERILEPALREDSGVPPSPFPFLSLPLPVTPEEELRIAARYAAHVAKGVKKIHAHAAGTGVSRLRVGYLSADFHNHATAHLMLGLFGLHDRKRFEIIAYSFGPDDGSDYRNRIRSDCDRFVDLEACSDAESAQRIHDNGVHLLIDLKGYTRDSRPEILAARPAPVQVAWLGYPGTMGADFIDWVITDATVTPAAQQAFYAERFAVMPHCYQVNDREQPIAAETPSRTELGLPEKGFVFCCFNTHYKIDAFVFDIWMRLLTQVPGSVLWLIDGVAGARQNLRDRARERGVDPQRLVFAPILAKPGHLARQHRADLFLDTRWYNAHTTASDALWAGLPLLTVPGERFAGRVCASILQAAGLGGEGLICPDFESYEKRALELARNPRLLQSIRQKLQRQRTTCPLFDTPRFTRDLEGLYESMWQAFCRGEGRKP; encoded by the coding sequence ATGACCGATCCGTTGCGCCTCAATCTGGGTTGCGGTCATCGCAAGTTGCCGGGCTACCTCAACGTCGACCGGGAGGCCACCTTTCAGCCCGATCGGGTGGTCGATCTGGAACGCTTTCCCTGGCCCTGGCCCGACGATTCGGTCCGGGAGGTGCTGCTCTACCATGTGCTGGAGCATCTGGGGGAGACCACGGAGAGTTATCTGTCCATCATGCGGGAGTTGTGGCGCATCACCTGCCACGAAGCCGCCATCCACATCGTGGTGCCCCATCCCCGCAGCGACGCCTTTCTCAACGATCCCACCCACGTTCGCGCCGTGACCCGGGGTGGTCTGGAGCTGTTCGACCGGGAGAAAAACCGCGCCTGGGTGGCCGCCGGAGCGGCCAATACCACCCTGGGGCTGCACCTCGGCGTCGATTTCGTGCTGGAGTCGGTGCAGGACGAACTGGCCGAACCCTGGAAGGAGCGCCTGGCAAAAGGGGAACTCTCCCAGGAGGCTTTGGCCGAGGCGCTACGCAACTTCAACAACGTCCTCTCCCAAAGCCGCTTCGTGCTGCGCACCCGCAAGCCGGAGGGGCAGGGTGGAAGCATCGGTTCGGCCAGCGAACGCGCCGGGGAGTTGCTGACTCAGGCCCTGGCGGCCTGGCAGCAGGGCGAGGTGGAGCGTTGCGACCGCCTTTCGGAGCAGGCTCTGGCCCTCGATCCCCGTCGCGCCGACGGCTGGACCCTCTCCGGCATGGCCCGACGCAAGCTGGGCTATCCCGAAGAGGCCATCAACCGCTATCGCCGCGCCATGGAATTGCAGCCCGACTTTCCCGATCCCTGCAACAACCTGGCGAATCTCCATCGGGAGCAGGGCGCCCTGCGGGAGGCGGTGGCCTGCTACCGCGAAGCCCTGCGCCGCAAACCCGATTTCCCCGAAGCCTGGGACAATCTGGGCGGCACCCTGCAGGACATGGGGGAGGTCGAGCAGGCCATCGAAGCCTTCGATCACGCCATCCATCTGCGCCCGGACTATGCCGACGCCCACTGGGACCGCGCCCTGGCCCTGCTGTTGACCGGGGAGTTCCGCCGTGGCTGGGAGGGCTACGAATGGCGCTGGCAACGCGGGGAACCCGCGCCGCGTCCCTTCCCCCAGCCCTGGTGGGACGGCAGCGATCTCAACGGGCGCACCCTGCTGGTCCACGCCGAGCAGGGGCTGGGGGACGCCATCCAGTTCCTGCGCTTTCTGCCCGGACTGAAGCGCGGGCCCGGCCAGGTGATCCTGGAGGTTCAGGAGCCTCTCCTTCCCCTGTTGCGCCATTTTCCGGGAGTGGACCGGCTGGTGGCGCGTGGCGCGGCGCTGCCCCCCTTCGATCTCCACATCCCCCTGTTGAGTCTGCCCCACCGCCTGGGAACCACCCTGGAAAGCCTGCCGGGCCGCGAAGGCTACCTCAAAGCCGACCCCGAGCGGGTCCGGCGTTGGCAACAGCGCCTGGAAGGGCCGGGTTTGAAGGTGGGACTGGTCTGGGCCGGAAACCCGCGGGTGCGCAACGACCGCTACCGCTCCCCGCGCCTGAAACCGCTTCTGCCCCTGCTGGAGATTCCCGGCCTGCGTTTTTTTGCACTGCAAAAAGGCGACGGGCGCGCCGATCTGCTATCGTGTGAGCTGCCGCCCCATTTCGTCGATCTGGGGGAGGGGATCGGGGATCTGGCCGATACCGCCGCCATCATGAGCGGGCTCGATCTGGTCATCAGCTCCGATACCGCCACGGCCCATCTGGCGGGAGCCCTGGGGGTGCCGGGCTGGATCCTGCTGCCCTTCGCCCCGGACTGGCGCTGGTTGCGGCAGCGGCAGGATTCCCCCTGGTACGGGAGTTTGACACTCTTCCGGCAGGAGACGCCGGGGGATTGGCCCGGCGTGGTGCGTCGGGTTTCCGAAGCGTTGCGCAAACGGATCCCCGCCAAATCCGCCACGGTGACCGCGGCCACCCCGGCCCAGGTGGAGGCCTTGAACCGGGCCCTGATGGCGCTGCAGGAGGGGCGGCTCGCCGAAGCCGAAACGCTGTCGCAACAGGCGCTGCAGGTCGCCGGCAATCTGGCGGAGGCCTGGACGGTGAGCGGCATGGTGCAACGGCGCGCGGGTCGGGTGGAAGAGGCCATCGTCCGTTACGGCAAGGCCCTGGCCCTGCGGCAGGATTACCCCGAAGCCTGGGCCAATCTGGGCAATGCCCATCGGGAACGCGGCGAGTTGGCCCGGGCGGAGGGGTGTTACCGCAAGGCGTTGGCCTTGCAGCCCTCCTGGCCGGAGGTGTTGAGCAGCCTGAGCGATGTGCTGCGGGTGCTGGAGCGTCCGCAGGAGGCGGCGGATTGCGCCCGGCAGGCGCTGGGGCTGCGTCCCGGTTTCGCCGAGGCCCACAACCATCTGGCCAACGCCCTGAGCCGCGTGGGGGAGACGGAGCAGGCCCTGCACCACTATCGCGAGGCCATGACCGCCCAGCCGCATCTGGCCGAGGCCCATTACAATCTGGGGGTGGCCCTGCAGGAGGAGGGACGCCATCGCGAGGCCGTCAGCCACCATCGCCGCGCCGTGGCCCTTTCCCCCCGCTTCAAGAACGGCTGGTACAACCTCGGCATCGCCCTGCAGCGCAGCGGCGATCTCACCGGCGCGGTTCAGGCCTATCGCACGGCGCTGGAAATCGACGCCGACCACGGCGGTGCGGTGTTCAACCTGGCGGGGGTGATGAACGGACTCGGGCGTTTCGAAGAGGCCCTGGAACTCTTCCGCCGTGCCGAGACGCTGCAGCCGGGCCGCATCAACGTCGCCGTCGAAATCACCCATCTCCAGCAGAAACTCTGCGATTGGAGCGGGTTGGAAGGCCTGCGGGAACGCATCCTCGAACCCGCCCTGCGGGAGGATTCGGGGGTGCCGCCGTCACCGTTTCCCTTCCTCTCCCTGCCGCTGCCTGTGACGCCGGAGGAGGAGCTGCGCATCGCCGCCCGCTATGCGGCTCATGTGGCCAAGGGGGTGAAGAAGATCCATGCCCATGCGGCGGGAACCGGGGTCTCGCGCCTGCGGGTGGGTTATCTCTCCGCCGATTTCCACAACCACGCCACCGCCCACCTGATGTTGGGCCTCTTCGGCCTGCACGATCGCAAGCGTTTCGAAATCATCGCCTACTCCTTCGGTCCCGACGACGGCAGCGACTACCGCAACCGCATCCGCAGCGACTGCGACCGCTTCGTCGATCTGGAGGCCTGCTCCGACGCCGAGTCGGCCCAGCGCATCCACGACAACGGGGTGCATCTGCTGATCGATCTCAAAGGCTACACCCGCGACAGCCGTCCGGAGATTCTGGCGGCCCGTCCCGCTCCGGTGCAGGTGGCCTGGCTGGGTTATCCCGGCACCATGGGGGCCGACTTCATCGACTGGGTGATCACCGACGCCACGGTGACTCCGGCGGCGCAGCAGGCCTTCTATGCGGAACGTTTCGCCGTGATGCCCCACTGCTACCAGGTCAACGACCGCGAACAGCCCATCGCCGCCGAGACGCCGTCGCGAACCGAACTGGGTTTGCCGGAGAAGGGCTTCGTCTTCTGCTGCTTCAATACCCATTACAAGATCGATGCCTTCGTCTTCGATATCTGGATGCGGCTGTTGACGCAGGTGCCGGGTTCGGTGCTGTGGCTCATCGACGGCGTGGCCGGGGCGCGGCAGAATCTGCGGGATCGCGCCAGGGAGCGGGGAGTCGATCCGCAGCGGCTGGTCTTTGCCCCGATTTTGGCCAAGCCGGGCCATCTGGCGCGGCAGCATCGCGCCGATCTCTTTCTGGACACCCGCTGGTACAATGCCCACACCACCGCCTCCGATGCCCTGTGGGCCGGGCTGCCGCTGTTGACGGTTCCCGGCGAACGGTTTGCCGGGCGGGTCTGCGCCAGCATCCTGCAGGCCGCGGGCCTGGGCGGGGAGGGGCTGATCTGCCCGGACTTCGAAAGTTACGAAAAACGCGCCCTGGAGTTGGCCCGCAACCCCCGGTTGCTGCAGTCCATCCGCCAGAAACTGCAACGGCAGCGAACCACCTGCCCCCTCTTCGACACGCCTCGTTTCACCCGCGATCTGGAGGGGTTGTATGAATCGATGTGGCAGGCTTTCTGCCGGGGCGAAGGGAGAAAACCATGA
- a CDS encoding DUF115 domain-containing protein, with amino-acid sequence MAVYLHHFSNVSAEIRLNNIVSAVRRNYARLAPEAERPGQELLIVAGGPSMPGMLSLLRALHPVHPILAVNGAHDFLRSLDPPLLPEFAVMLDADPVMRGVMRHPGPETLYLMANQCDPEVLSALGRHRMLLWHVGGDTGEAEPFTSESNWTVVHNGCTGGLRAISLGMVLGYRRFHLFGVDSCHLDGKSHGYEHAPGQETRLEVRLGGGSFRCEPWMLAQALDFGQMLAKFPSWGITVRVHGPGLLAAMSCHPTPRLELLS; translated from the coding sequence ATGGCGGTCTATTTACACCATTTTTCCAATGTTTCCGCCGAGATCCGGTTGAACAACATCGTTTCCGCCGTGCGGCGGAACTATGCCCGTCTGGCTCCGGAAGCGGAACGTCCGGGCCAGGAGTTGCTCATCGTGGCCGGCGGTCCCTCCATGCCGGGTATGCTCTCCCTGTTGCGGGCCTTGCATCCTGTGCATCCGATTCTGGCCGTCAACGGGGCCCACGACTTTCTGCGCAGCCTCGATCCGCCGTTGCTGCCCGAGTTCGCCGTCATGCTGGACGCCGATCCGGTGATGCGCGGGGTCATGCGCCATCCCGGCCCCGAGACGCTCTACCTGATGGCCAACCAGTGCGACCCCGAAGTGCTGAGTGCGCTCGGCCGCCATCGCATGCTTCTGTGGCACGTCGGCGGCGATACCGGGGAAGCCGAACCCTTCACCAGCGAAAGCAACTGGACCGTGGTTCACAACGGCTGCACCGGCGGTTTGCGCGCCATTTCCCTGGGCATGGTGCTGGGCTATCGCCGGTTTCACCTCTTCGGGGTCGATTCCTGCCATCTCGACGGCAAAAGCCACGGTTACGAACACGCCCCCGGCCAGGAGACCCGGCTGGAGGTGCGATTGGGGGGAGGGAGCTTCCGTTGCGAGCCCTGGATGCTGGCCCAGGCCCTCGATTTTGGGCAGATGTTGGCGAAATTCCCCTCCTGGGGCATCACGGTCCGGGTCCACGGACCGGGGCTTCTGGCGGCCATGTCGTGCCATCCGACACCCCGGTTGGAGCTTCTCTCATGA